The following are encoded together in the Lactuca sativa cultivar Salinas chromosome 1, Lsat_Salinas_v11, whole genome shotgun sequence genome:
- the LOC111886069 gene encoding uncharacterized protein LOC111886069, which yields MATSRSYLGRGNYLCFSGEREGPTATDLRFEFNEFDVWNVSSSPDFHKSVTGSRISKKSVPATEKRGGDVRGTALSLPVDVPDWSMILKDELRESRRTLGDDDDFDDDLYGDEDRIPPHEYLARGRIASLSVHEGIGRTLKGRDLSRVRNAVWKKIGFED from the coding sequence ATGGCGACATCGAGGAGCTACTTAGGTAGAGGAAACTACCTCTGCTTCTCCGGCGAAAGAGAAGGTCCTACGGCGACGGATTTGAGGTTCGAGTTCAACGAATTCGACGTCTGGAACGTCTCGTCGTCGCCGGACTTTCATAAGTCGGTAACAGGTTCTCGAATCTCGAAGAAGTCGGTACCGGCGACGGAGAAGCGAGGAGGCGATGTTAGAGGAACAGCGTTGTCGCTGCCGGTTGATGTTCCTGATTGGTCAATGATACTGAAGGATGAACTCAGGGAAAGCCGTAGGACACTCGGCGACGATGATGATTTTGATGATGATCTGTACGGCGACGAGGACCGGATTCCGCCGCATGAGTATTTAGCGAGGGGAAGAATCGCGTCGCTTTCTGTACATGAAGGAATTGGTAGGACTTTGAAGGGGAGGGATCTGAGTAGGGTTCGTAACGCGGTATGGAAGAAAATCGGATTTGAAGATTGA